Proteins found in one Magnolia sinica isolate HGM2019 chromosome 5, MsV1, whole genome shotgun sequence genomic segment:
- the LOC131246061 gene encoding uncharacterized protein LOC131246061, which yields MSGLTESRRPFHALHDVGLIKTMTENCFFGALKELLYLYGFVIDNNPDDYLMVHYLMEAFQSVPIADSKVQLLEIQKAEMRCLLPRSLLDHGFFFWIPSA from the exons aTGTCGGGCCTCACAGAGAGCAGGAGGCCATTTCACGCACTCCATGATGTTGGTCTGATTAAAACAATGACCGAAAATTGCTTCtttggtgctcttaag GAGTTACTGTACCTGTATGGATTTGTCATCGACAATAATCCAGATGACTATCTCATG GTTCATTATCTAATGGAAGCCTTTCAGAGTGTTCCAATAGCTGATTCCAAAGTGCAACTTCTAGAAATACAG AAGGCTGAAATGAGGTGTCTCTTACCAAGAAGTCTACTAGATCATGGATTTTTTTTCTGGATCCCCTCTGCATGA